Part of the Zea mays cultivar B73 chromosome 4, Zm-B73-REFERENCE-NAM-5.0, whole genome shotgun sequence genome is shown below.
CATCCCAGATGCGAGGCGCTGGTTCCGCAGGAcggcgatcctatttttatgctattttgtatacatatttatgccaatgtCAATAGGATTTTATGACCTATATTTCAGTTCATGGATCCGCTTTCATCTATTTGTCTGATTctgatatttctattcatttacgctaaaatttatactcatttacgctgttttggttcacgatttacacttaaatccgctcgagccagaacccgcgcacgatttttacgccgtaatttgtcCCCATTTGCCGTTACGAAATCAAtcgatgatttacgctaaaattcatactcatttacgctgttttggttcacgttttatgcTGAAATCCGCCCGAGACAGCGCCTGTGGCGATTTTCATGCCGTAATTCGAGACCCATTTGTCGTTACGAAACAGAtcgatgatttacgctaaaatttgtactcatttacgctgttttggttcacgttttacgctaaaatccacccgagccagaacccgcgcacgatcaggtgcacacgatttttacgccgtaattttaggctacgtttgctgttacaaaacagatataggaattacgctaaatttcgtactcatttacgttgttttagctcacgttttacgctggaatccgcccgagcaagaacccgcgcacgatcggctgcatgcgatttttacgccgtaattttaggccccgtttgctgttacaaaacagatataagatttacgctaaatttcgtactcatttacgctgttttaggtcACGTTTTACGCTGCAATCCGCTCGAGCCAGAACCAAATCGAGCGCGCGTAGATATACCTGACTGGGGCTTCtcatactaatggaagcccagggctcccattACCATCAccctgtatatatatatatatatatatatatatatatatatatatatatatatatatatatatatatatatatatatatatatatatatatatatagtagagATACAAAATAAGCATCCACTTTATATATAGGAGCTTATTACTAGCAGATGCTCGTCACATGCCTAATATAATTAGCTTCATATATAACATCTATATATATACCAAGTGGAGCAGATCAACCTAATTAATACTCCTCCAGCTATTAGTTAATTAAGTCGTAGATACCTAGCTAGCTTAGCTTAGGCCGACGATGACTTGGCATCGGCAGTGACCAGTGGTGTGAGACGGAGCTGGATGCCGTTAGAGGGCCTGAGCGAGAGCATGATCTTGGGCGCGTGCCGGTACTCCGGCGCCACCGACACCCTGAAGCGGCGCAGCAGCATGGCCAGCACGACGCGGTACTCCATGGCGGTGAGGTTGCGTCCGACGCAGATGCGGCCGCCGAAGCCGAAGGGGAGGAAGCCCATGCGGTGGCGGCACCCGCCCTGCATGGGGTCACGAGCGAACCGCTCCGGCCGGAACTCGTGCGCGTCGTCGCCCCACAGGTCCACGTCGTGGTGCATGGCCACCACGTCCACCCACATGTTGGTGCCACGCGGGATGACGACAGCGGCCCCCTTGCCCTCCGCCACCTGCACGTCCTCCAGAGCCTGCCGCTGCACGTTGGGCGACGGCGGGTAGAGGCGCAGCACCTCGCTCATGACCCACCCCATCTTGGTGAGGCGGCCAAGCGCGGCGGCGTCGAGCTTCTGGCCTTGGTCGTCCTTATTGCCGAGCTCGCGCTCCACCTCCTCCCGCAGCGCGTCCTGCCAGTCCGGGTGCGCGGCGAGCATGAGCAGCGTCCACGACAGCGCCAGCGCCGTGGTCTCGTGCCCGCCGAAGAAGAAGGTCTTGCACTCGTCCACCAGCTCCCTCGTGGTGAGCCGCCGGTCGGTGGCTTCCTCCGTCCCGGCCAGCAGCAGCGACAGGAGGTCCTTcccctggcggcggcggcggcgcgcgtcgTGGATGATGTCCATGAGCAGCGCGTCGATCTGGCGTCCCAGGCGCCACGCGTCGTAGGTTTTCCGCACGTGCAGCAGGCGCGCCAGCGGCACCCCGACGAGGCGGTTGGACTGGAACAGCATCGCCTGCATGGCCTGCAGCTTCCGGAACACCCGCGCGCCGGCCTCGTCGTCGGTCACCCCAAAGCTCGCCTTGGCGATGATCTCGGCGGCGTTCCGGACCACGCCCCGCTCCACGTCGACGACGGCGCCGTCCTGCTGGTCGCCGGACGCCGCCACCGCGTCGCCCCACTCGGCCAGCATCTTGGCGGTGGTCTCCTGCATGAGCCCGATCATGTCCTGCATATATGCACACCGTACCGGGGTCGGTCAGCGTCAACAACTTTTGTGAGTGAGTGAGTGCATGGAGAGATATTGAGTAGTACGTACGTTGAGGTTTGTGGCGGAGAAGGCTGGCGCGATGATGTGTCGGTGCCGGGTCCACTCTTCGCCCTCGGCCATGACGAGGCCCCGGCCGAACATGGGCATGCGGTCGCGGCGGAACACGTcgggcttcccccagcgcttgccCAGCGCGCCGGCGGTGGCGGCCTTGAGGAACTCCGGGTGGGCCACGTACAGGAACGGCTCCGTGCCCAGCCAGTAGACGAAGACCTTGCCGAAGGACTCGCGCCAGCGGGCGAAGTAGGGGAAGACGGCGGCGTGGATGTCGCCGCTGGCGACGGCGGAGGACTTGTTGTTGTTGGCCTGGGCCTGGGCCTGCAGCGAGGCCGTGATCTCGGGGAGGTTGCCGAAGGGGAAGGACGGGCGTGGCCCGTCGAAGCCCGCCCCGCGGAGGCGGCGCCTGGCTGCGGCCGGTGCCAGCCACGCCGCGTAGATGAAGGCGCAGAGCAGCAggaccgccgccgccgctatCGCTACGGCGCCGTCCATACTAATGCTAGCTTTCTGCAGAGATCAGTGCAAAGACGGTGATCGATCGGCGAGGGATCGAGGGAGAGAGGTGGCTTGCCCGGCCGCTGCTAGTGCTAGGCTGCTAGCTAGCTTGTGGTGGTG
Proteins encoded:
- the LOC103654095 gene encoding cytochrome P450 714C3, with the translated sequence MDGAVAIAAAAVLLLCAFIYAAWLAPAAARRRLRGAGFDGPRPSFPFGNLPEITASLQAQAQANNNKSSAVASGDIHAAVFPYFARWRESFGKVFVYWLGTEPFLYVAHPEFLKAATAGALGKRWGKPDVFRRDRMPMFGRGLVMAEGEEWTRHRHIIAPAFSATNLNDMIGLMQETTAKMLAEWGDAVAASGDQQDGAVVDVERGVVRNAAEIIAKASFGVTDDEAGARVFRKLQAMQAMLFQSNRLVGVPLARLLHVRKTYDAWRLGRQIDALLMDIIHDARRRRRQGKDLLSLLLAGTEEATDRRLTTRELVDECKTFFFGGHETTALALSWTLLMLAAHPDWQDALREEVERELGNKDDQGQKLDAAALGRLTKMGWVMSEVLRLYPPSPNVQRQALEDVQVAEGKGAAVVIPRGTNMWVDVVAMHHDVDLWGDDAHEFRPERFARDPMQGGCRHRMGFLPFGFGGRICVGRNLTAMEYRVVLAMLLRRFRVSVAPEYRHAPKIMLSLRPSNGIQLRLTPLVTADAKSSSA